The sequence below is a genomic window from Fusobacterium simiae.
AAATAGCCACCCTTCCAATATAAGTCTAAATAAAAATAGTATACTTTTAAGAGAAAATAATATGGATGATTTTTTTGATACATACTTTGATAGTCCTTATGACAATATTATATTTCAAGAAGAAGATTTTGAAATAGATTTGATCATAGAGAAAAAAGAAAAATTTTATGAAACATCTATTAGAAATAAATTTACCAAATCAATAGAAGAAATAAAAGAAAAAGAAGAAAAAAAACAAAGATATTCATATTTTTATGAAGTTCCAGTTGAAAGAAAAACTTTTATTACTACTAGGAATAAAATATATAAATATGATGAAAAAAATAAAATATTTCTATATATGAATATTAATGATTATGAAATGAATTTATTTAATAAATTGATTGGTGAAAATTTAATATTGAAGGAAGAAAAATTTTTTGAAGTTTTTTCATTTTTTCAAGATAAATTAGAACATTTTAATATTTCTGAAAAATATTTAGATCTAGTTAAAAATTATCCAAATAAAAAACCTAAAATATACTTAGATATAAATAATGATGGACATCTTATACTTAAATTAGAGTATGAAAACAATGCTGTTAATAGTAATTTAAGTCAAATAATAGAAATATTTGAAATATTAAATCATAATATTGCTGATAGAATAAATGAGCAAATAAAGGATTATAGAGAAGAATGTAAAATAAATGATACTATAATTATAGATAAAAGAACAGAAATTGATAGATTTATAGAGGAAGTTATCCCTTTGCTTCATCCATATGCAGAAATATACTTGAGTCAGGCTATTAAAAACTTTAATAAAGTCAGAAAGATTAATTATTCTGTAGGAATTAAAGTTTCTTCTAACTTTTTAGAACTAAATTTTTCTTCTACTGACTTAGATAAAGGTGAAATTGTAGATATATTAAATCAATATAAAGCTAAAAAAAGATACTATAGATTGAAAAATGGTGAATTAATTTTAATGGATCAAGAACAACTTGAATATTTAGATAGTTTTATCAAGGATTTTAATATAAAAGATGCTGATTTAAAAAAAGGAAATATAAAAATTCCTAATTTTAGAGCTTATCAAATAGAAACACTTCAAAATCAATATATAGATATTGAAAAAAATGTAAGTTTTGATAAAATATTTGAAAAAAAAGATATAGAAATTCCAGATAAATATAAAAAGATTTTACGTGATTATCAAATCACTGGTGTTGAATGGCTATTAAAATTAAGAAATATGAAATTAGCTGGAATACTTGCAGATGATATGGGACTTGGAAAAACTTTGCAAGTTATTACATATTTAGAAAGTATTGAAATGGAAAAACCTTGTTTAATTATTACACCTGCATCTTTAATTTTAAATTGGGAGAATGAATTTAATAAATTTAACTCATCAGTTCCTATTCTATCTGTATATGGTGATAGAAAAAGTAGAGAAGAAATACTTTCAAAGTTAAAAAATGAAGTAGTTATAACTTCTTATGATTATTTAAAGAGAGATGTTGATTTATATGAAAATATTACTTTTGATACCATTGTACTTGATGAAGCTCAGTATATAAAAAATCATAAAACAAAGTCTGCTCAATCTGTAAAAAAGATAAATTCTAAATATAAATTGGCTCTTACTGGTACTCCATTAGAAAATACTTTAGCTGAACTTTGGTCTATTTTTGATTTTTTGATGAAAGGTTATCTATTCAATTATGACTATTTCTGTAAAAATTATGAGAGAGCTATTGTTTTACAAGCTGAAGAAAAAGTAGTAGAAAGATTAAAGAAAATGGTTGAACCTTTTATATTGAGAAGACTAAAAAAAGATGTGTTAAAAGAATTACCAGAAAAAATTGAAGAAACTTATTATGTTGAAATGAACCAAAATGAGAAAAATTTGTATCAAGCAAATCTTATAAAAATTAATGAGACTTTGAATCAAAATACAGATATAAATAGCAATAAAATTGAGGTGTTGGCAATGCTTACAAAATTGAGACAAATTTGTATAGACCCCAGATTATTATATGAGAATATAAATTTTAGTTCTTCAAAGATTAATGCTTGTATGGAATTAATTAAAAAAAGTATAGAAAACAATGAAAAAATATTATTATTTTCTTCATTTACAACAGTGCTTGATTTAATTGCACAGGAATGTGATAAATTATTAATTTCATATTTTATGTTAACAGGAGAAACTAATAAAGTAAAAAGAAATCAAATGGTCGAAGATTTCCAAAATGAAACTGTTCCATTGTTTTTAATTTCACTAAAAGCTGGAGGAACAGGTTTAAATTTAACAAAAGCAAGTGTAGTTATTCATATAGACCCTTGGTGGAATATTTCTGCACAAAATCAAGCAACAGATAGAGCACATAGAATAGGACAAGAAAATATTGTTCAAGTATTTAACCTTATTACAAAAAATACCATAGAAGAGAAAATTTTAAATCTTCAAAATAAGAAAAAGGAGTTAAGTGATATTTTTGTAGAAAATTCTAAAGGAAGTTTCTCAAGTTTAACAAAAGAAGAGTTATTAGATTTATTTAAATTAGAATAACTTTTTTATTGAGAAATTTATATTACTAGTGATAGTAGCTTATAATACTACCTCAAAAAAAATTCATTGCCCATTATAACTGCACCCATAACCTTATATCCAGGATTTTGGGTGCAATTCATTTATAATAACTTATTTTTTTATAAAAAAATAAAAATCTCTAAGGTAGACTATTTTAGTTCAATTTGTTATAATATATTAAATTTGATATGAATATTTGAAAGGAGAAAAATAATGAGAGTAAAGTGCTTTCATTTAGGAGCTTATGGAACAAATTGTTTTTTAGCTTATGACGAAAATAATATAGCTTATTTTTTTGATTGTGGAGGTCGTAATTTAAATAAAGTATATGAATATATAACAGAACATAATTTAGATTTAAAATATATAGTATTGACACATGGGCATGGAGATCATATTGAAGGTTTAAATGATTTAGCTTCTCATTACCCTAATGCAAAAGTATACATTGGTGTAGAAGACAAAGATTTTTTATATAACTCAGAACTTAGTTTATCTGATGCAATTTTTGGAGAATTTTTTAAGTTTAGAGGAGAAATTAAAACTGTAAAAGAGGGTGATATGATAGGGGATTTTAAAGTTATAGATACTCCTGGACACACTATTGGTTCAAAAAGTTTTTATGATGAAAAAGATAAAATTTTAATGTCAGGTGACACTTTATTTAGAAGAAGTTATGGTAGATATGATTTACCAACTGGTGATTTAGGAATGTTATGTAATAGCTTAGAGAAACTATCAAAGCTACCAGATGATACTATTGTTTATAACGGACATACAGATGACACAACCATTGGAGAAGAAAGAAGATTTTTACAAATGATTGGAATACTTTAAGAATTTTAAGGAGAGGATAATAATGGAAAAAATATATGATGTTGTAATTGTTGGAGCAGGTCCTGCAGGATTAACAGCTGGAATATATGCAGGGAGAGGAAATTTATCTACACTTATTTTAGAAAAAGAAGGGATAGGAAGTATGATAATGACTCACCAAATAGATAACTACCCTGGATATCATATAGGAGCTTCTGGAAAAGAAATTTATAATTCAATGAAAAAACAGGCTTTAGATTTTGGCTGTGAAATAAAATCTGCGACTGTTTTAGGATTTGACCCTTATGATGAAATTAAAATTGTAAAAACAGATGCAGGAAATTTTAAGACAAAATACATTATAATAGCAACAGGACTTGGAAAAATTGGTGCTAAAAAAATAAAAGGAGAAACTCAATTCTTAGGAGCTGGAGTCTCTTATTGTGCAACTTGTGACGGAGCTTTTACAAAAGGAAGAGTTGTTTCATTAGTTGGTAAAGGTGATGAAATTATTGAGGAAGCATTATTTTTAACAAGATACGCAAAAGAAGTAAATATTTTCTTGACTTCTGATGATTTAGATTGTAATGAAGAATTAAAAGAAGCTATTTTATCAAAAGAAAATGTAAAAATTACTAAAAAAGTTAAACTTTTAGAAATAAAAGGGGAAGATTCTGTAACAGAATTACATTTAGAAGTAGACGGTAATAAAGAAATTGCTCCAACTGATTTTGTCTTCTTATATTTAGGAACAAAAAATAACATTGAATTATATGGAGAATTTGTAAATTTAAGCCAAGCAGGATATATAATAACAGACGAAACTATGAAAACAAGAACTGATAAAATGTATGCTATTGGAGATATAAGAGAAAAAAATGTAAGACAAATCTCAACTGCCACTAATGATGGAGTGATAGCAATAACATTTATTTTAAAAGAAATTTTGAAGAATAAGAAAAATAAGGAGTAAAGTTTGAAAATATTAAAATTATTTAAAATACTATTTTATTTAGCAGTAATAGTCATTATATTGATGATTGCTGTATATTTATTTATGAAAACTTCAGCTTTTGGTGCATTACCAAGTGGAAAAAGTTTAGAAAGGGTTAAAAATTCTAAAAACTATATAGATGGGGAATTTAGAAATAAAGAAAGTACAGAAGTATTAATAAACTCTAGAAAGTCCTCAATACAAAAACTTCTCGAATTTGTTTTTGAAAAAGATCCAGAAGGAACAACTCCTGATTTTAAATTACCTAGTATAAAAACAGATTTGAAAAATTTAGAACCTGATGAAGATGTAATGATTTGGTTTGGACATTCTTCACTTTTTATACAAATGGCTGGAAAGAAAATTTTGGTTGACCCTGTCTTTTCAAAATATGCTTCACCAGTTCCATTTACAAATAAAGCTTTTGATGGAACAAATATCTATGATGTAGATGATTTGCCTGAAATAGATATTTTACTTATAACACATGATCACTATGATCATTTAGATTATCCAACAATCAAAAAATTAAAAAATAAAATAAAAAGAATAATAGTACCATTAGGAATAGATGCACACTTTTTAAGATGGGGTTATACTGAAGACAAAATTACAGCAGTTGATTGGGATGATGAAATTACAATAGATAATAACTTGAAAATTTATGCTTTGGAATCAAGACATTTTTCAGGAAGAAGTTTTTCTAATAGAAATCAAAGTTTATGGGCTTCTTTTCTAATAGAAGAAAAAATTGATAATAAAATATATAGATTATTTTTAAGTGGAGATGGTGGCTATAGTCAAAGATTTAAAGAATTTAAAGAAAAATTTGGTAGTATTGACTTTGCTGCTATGGAAAGTGGACAATATAACAAAGAATGGCCTTTAATACATTCAATGCCAGAAGAAGTGATTACAGAAGTTCAAGATATGGAGGTTACAAATTTATTTCCAATACATAATAGTAAATTTAAGTTATCTAATCATACTTGGGATGATCCTTTAAAACAATTGGATAAATTAACAGAAAATACAAATATAAATCTATTAACACCAATGATAGGAGAAAAAATTTATTTACATAAAGAAAACTCTTTTACAAAATGGTGGGAGAATATAGAAAAATATTAATGAATGAAAAAATATATTAATATGAGGAGTTGGCTATGAAACATTATATTGGTATTGATTTAGGTGGAACTAACACAAAAATAGGAGTAGTTGATTCAGAGGGAAATTTAATAAACAGTAAAA
It includes:
- a CDS encoding MBL fold metallo-hydrolase; amino-acid sequence: MRVKCFHLGAYGTNCFLAYDENNIAYFFDCGGRNLNKVYEYITEHNLDLKYIVLTHGHGDHIEGLNDLASHYPNAKVYIGVEDKDFLYNSELSLSDAIFGEFFKFRGEIKTVKEGDMIGDFKVIDTPGHTIGSKSFYDEKDKILMSGDTLFRRSYGRYDLPTGDLGMLCNSLEKLSKLPDDTIVYNGHTDDTTIGEERRFLQMIGIL
- a CDS encoding MBL fold metallo-hydrolase, which encodes MKILKLFKILFYLAVIVIILMIAVYLFMKTSAFGALPSGKSLERVKNSKNYIDGEFRNKESTEVLINSRKSSIQKLLEFVFEKDPEGTTPDFKLPSIKTDLKNLEPDEDVMIWFGHSSLFIQMAGKKILVDPVFSKYASPVPFTNKAFDGTNIYDVDDLPEIDILLITHDHYDHLDYPTIKKLKNKIKRIIVPLGIDAHFLRWGYTEDKITAVDWDDEITIDNNLKIYALESRHFSGRSFSNRNQSLWASFLIEEKIDNKIYRLFLSGDGGYSQRFKEFKEKFGSIDFAAMESGQYNKEWPLIHSMPEEVITEVQDMEVTNLFPIHNSKFKLSNHTWDDPLKQLDKLTENTNINLLTPMIGEKIYLHKENSFTKWWENIEKY
- a CDS encoding DEAD/DEAH box helicase — translated: MKINMQTIDNQYKTTKNIRYGIRHYPTLEEGIIKLETSNDKNMNIILEMEAELDFYKNNTTLLINQNGEYISSECSCRFHTSKEPCAHVWLLAKYCEEKDFEVPYKYENKEIESEEDRAKKYYEDMRIKNQQFKNDQWFKEILKSELIEKFSKIQNLSLELVPNLEYNKLHSNRFFPEIKFKIGREKLYTIRDLSTQLIGAINRQEFKIFGKDLRAKMSYDAFTSFSKKQLNFINSHPSNISLNKNSILLRENNMDDFFDTYFDSPYDNIIFQEEDFEIDLIIEKKEKFYETSIRNKFTKSIEEIKEKEEKKQRYSYFYEVPVERKTFITTRNKIYKYDEKNKIFLYMNINDYEMNLFNKLIGENLILKEEKFFEVFSFFQDKLEHFNISEKYLDLVKNYPNKKPKIYLDINNDGHLILKLEYENNAVNSNLSQIIEIFEILNHNIADRINEQIKDYREECKINDTIIIDKRTEIDRFIEEVIPLLHPYAEIYLSQAIKNFNKVRKINYSVGIKVSSNFLELNFSSTDLDKGEIVDILNQYKAKKRYYRLKNGELILMDQEQLEYLDSFIKDFNIKDADLKKGNIKIPNFRAYQIETLQNQYIDIEKNVSFDKIFEKKDIEIPDKYKKILRDYQITGVEWLLKLRNMKLAGILADDMGLGKTLQVITYLESIEMEKPCLIITPASLILNWENEFNKFNSSVPILSVYGDRKSREEILSKLKNEVVITSYDYLKRDVDLYENITFDTIVLDEAQYIKNHKTKSAQSVKKINSKYKLALTGTPLENTLAELWSIFDFLMKGYLFNYDYFCKNYERAIVLQAEEKVVERLKKMVEPFILRRLKKDVLKELPEKIEETYYVEMNQNEKNLYQANLIKINETLNQNTDINSNKIEVLAMLTKLRQICIDPRLLYENINFSSSKINACMELIKKSIENNEKILLFSSFTTVLDLIAQECDKLLISYFMLTGETNKVKRNQMVEDFQNETVPLFLISLKAGGTGLNLTKASVVIHIDPWWNISAQNQATDRAHRIGQENIVQVFNLITKNTIEEKILNLQNKKKELSDIFVENSKGSFSSLTKEELLDLFKLE
- a CDS encoding NAD(P)/FAD-dependent oxidoreductase — encoded protein: MEKIYDVVIVGAGPAGLTAGIYAGRGNLSTLILEKEGIGSMIMTHQIDNYPGYHIGASGKEIYNSMKKQALDFGCEIKSATVLGFDPYDEIKIVKTDAGNFKTKYIIIATGLGKIGAKKIKGETQFLGAGVSYCATCDGAFTKGRVVSLVGKGDEIIEEALFLTRYAKEVNIFLTSDDLDCNEELKEAILSKENVKITKKVKLLEIKGEDSVTELHLEVDGNKEIAPTDFVFLYLGTKNNIELYGEFVNLSQAGYIITDETMKTRTDKMYAIGDIREKNVRQISTATNDGVIAITFILKEILKNKKNKE